Within Portunus trituberculatus isolate SZX2019 chromosome 18, ASM1759143v1, whole genome shotgun sequence, the genomic segment GCCTTGGCTTGGCGGAGACAACAAGAACCTGAATATATTATGCAGTGTGTCTGTCATGGTCTTATGGTACTGTGATACCTGAACTGTGTATCCCTCTCGCTAAGAGACTGTGTTTCCATTTTCCCTAAAAGCTTGTTAAATATCAAAGAAATAAATTTGGTTAGACCGCATGCACTGGTGTGTTAACCAATCacaggatggtgatgatgatgatgaaaacagaACAACTCTATGCTTTTGAACAATACCTAATTATGTAGTTATCACTGCAGTGTGTAGCTACCACCTTATTACAGATGATGGAGCAGCCTCAGCTATAATTCCTGGAGGATGGGCGCCCCACAGGTGCACACCTGCAAGTATTCTTGACGGATGCGGTGGGTGACGGAGTTATCCTTGACTGACACCCTGAtctgccccgccctgccctgccctgccctgcccatcATGTTGAACGTGTGTGCAACTAATACATCTCAGGTCATGAGCAGAGAATGTTAAGGAGCAGCAGTGGCTCCTGAATAattccaccatcacctcctggATACAGAAATACAACTTCTCAAGCAGTCCTACCTGCCATCGTGCGGTGTCTGTCCTGCCTGAGATACTTGATGGTGTTGACGAAAAATGCACACTCATGACGTGTTTGTTCGAATTGCTGCTCTTGCATTATAAAGGCAACGAAGAAAATGTGCGGAACATACCATGCAAATTAGTGCTTTCCTCGGAGAACTAGTGCGTAGAGCATCAGGGAAAACACGGGTGGTATCGTAGACAAGATTTTATGAAAGTTGATGATAAGGAATTATGTCAGGGGCTTCTCATACACTGTACTGAAGGAAGGTCGTGTACATAGCGGCCACTGTTAGATAATCCACAAAACGAGGATCAGTGGTCGTGAATTCTCAaatgtttctttgtcttatctCGACTTTGTTCTAACAGACTCTGTAGATATTGCTGGTGTTTTCAAGAACATTTTCATgactagtgatagtttaacaagataTCGGTGTATTACCAATGGAGAAAACACCAATGACAAGgtggccagtcatctctgtggccattGAAAATAGTCCTTGTGAGAACCAAAGGCATTGCAAAATACGGATCCAGACTAAAAACTCGGTGTTATCTCGATGCGTTAGTCTGTAACCCTCTCTCTTTAAAccattcaataccatgacgcgtttacatattcattctgcttactatttagtgattttatacagcttcagaaacttgtgtgggaattaaaatagtgaagactctggccattaatcttctgacctccataaacccttcctaatgtaaataaaatcatcaaatcatGGCCGAAACTCAAGGTCcaagcactgaaggggttaattagaaACAGATATCATATTACACTTGCTTTACCTGTTACCATTGTGGCGTTCTCGTCTCACACCCTCATACGTCACAGGATACGCTTGATGAGTCCTGCTATAGTCTCTTCCTAaacaatatcacacacacacacacacacacacacacacacacacacacacacacacaccgcgtagtgtagtggttagctcgctcgactcacaatcgagaggcccgggttcgagtcccggcgcggtgaggcaaatgggcaagcctcttaatgtgtggcccctgttcacctagcagtaaaaataggtacgggatgtaattcgacgggttgtggcctcgccttCCCGGTGTGTcgagtgtgttgtagtctcagtcctacccgaagatcggtctatgagctctgagctcgctccgtaatggggaagactggctgggtgaccagcagacgactgaggtgaatcacacacacacacacacacacacacacacacacacacacacacacacacacacacacacacacacacacatgcactgataatatgtatatatggaAATTTATCGATTTAATATTATATTGTTCCATAATTTGCTTTGCTTAAATATACTATAATGTACTTAATTTTGTTTTGAGGAGTACATACATGTGCTATATTTCACTGACCATGTGCACTGACGAAACTGTTAATTATTTTACCAAATCCAATACCTGACCTCCAGAGTGCCTTTAACAGTGCAACATGAcgaacacacattctctctctctctctctctctctctctctgtgtgtgtgtgtgtgtgtgtgtgtgtgtgtaagttaatAACAGtatttcattcatccattttttatgtaagacggcCACTGATCAAGGTGCAGACGTCAGATTAAAAAGAAACGAGGACAAGTtttccaacctctctctctcttgaatgagTTCATATCATAGGAAGGTAGAAATTAATACAGAAgtaggaagggagttccagattttatCAGAGAAAGCGACGAATGATtgggaatactggttaactcttgtattaacgAGTTGTACAGAATAGAGGCAAGAGAAAGAAGTGCAGGCCGCGGGAAGCGAGAGAGGAGGCATGTAGTGTATCAGTGAGCAAAATCAAGAGTAGTCGGCACGCAGTTagtgataaaaaataacaaaaaatgcaACATTGCTgcgacagtcagttagaggaaagaaattgataagtaaaatacttttgattccaccctatctaataaaacggTTTGAGTGGACCCAGCCCCCTATGCATACATGGCCGGATAAGGGACCGAGAGCGTGAGAAACACTAGCGGAGACAATTCGCAACACCTATAGTTTCATAGAAGATGCTTTTAGCTAGAGATGAGTTTCCACTTAAAGTACAGATAAAGTTTATATTCAGCGTAGACGAAGGTGACAGTTGAGTGCCATTGAAGTAGGTATCTGGAAGGGTGTATCGATTTGATAGgcggaagaattgagtttttcaaGCATTGTACAATACCAAGTTTGCCCTGCCCCAATCATAGAATTTCAGGAAGACCATGTGTGGCTTCTCTGCGTGAACTATTTAGTGGCTGAAAGACTGAATATCTAAATTCTAAGGAATGGCGTTAAAAGTGAATGGTGGGGTCAGTATAAGAGTGGAGTAGTATATCAAGATTGTAAGACAGGACACGATTTGAccaaggaagtgtgtgtgtgtgtgtgagctattTACACCCAAGGCTGGTGGTGTGTCCAGACGGGAGCCGTCACGTTTTCTGTGTCATTGACCCACATGTCAGgcagtatcacttcccctctatCAGTCACAACGTActctacctacgtatgtgctcAGCCATATTGTAAGAACACTATAGCTACCTACAACTAAATACGCAAAACTGCTTTTAGGCCGTCTTACATTTCCATCATGACTAAGCACGTGttatttattgtcattattgttattattatatatgtatttttttttcatagttattAGTTGACCAATGAGTACACACAACTACCACCGCATCTCTGCTGAGTGCGAGTCGGAGTCCACCAGTCTTGCATCAGCAACTTAAAACGTGAGGATAGGTCATGCTGATTCACCACCTTGATTAGAACCTCCATCAATTAAGCGTACGTgtcttggtcttttttttttataatgagtTTGAACCGTGATAGGAATGACGATCACGTGAACACAGGGTGATGTAAACAAGGAGACACGTGCCCTGATCGTGGCCGCGACTTCTGCTCACCGCCTCTGTGCTTAACGCCTCACCGCACGGAGCCTCGCCCCTCACACCATGCAGACATACACATCTAATAACCACGTCAGTCAGTCGTTATAAAAGAAGAGTGGTGACGGAATGCCAAAAAGCAATGCACAAAAGAAGCTGTCCTTGAGATAGACTCGGCACAGCAAGCGGACGGAGTTGCCAAGAGGAGCTGTCGGGGAGAAGacagaggcagtggtggtggtggtgtcgctcCACTCGACCCCTTACAGCTATCATGAGAAGCTAGCATCTCACTCTCAGCTTCCTCTCGTCCAGCCGTGTTAATTCGTGTGTACCAGCActgccaccaccctcaccaccatggCAGTCAACATGTACTACTCATCAGAAAGTTCGGACAGTGAAAATACTGCAGAAAGCTTCAGCCTGGACTTGTCTTACCTAATGCTGGACACAGACTCCTTGGTGGTGCACCTCAGAAACAGCATCAGGGAGCAACACCTGCAGCAGAAATGTGAGTCTCTCAGAACTAGCAGGAGGAAAGGTGGTgacaggggaggagaaggaggaggaggaagaggaggaagggatgaagagggCCCAGAATCAGAAGACAGCACGGACAGCATACATGATACTGTCACCAAGAAATTGCTGCTCCAACACAACATGCTGCTGTCACTCCCCTTTGAAATCACCAGGTTCTCCAGTCTGGTGAGCCTCGATCTCTCCAATAACAACCTCACTCACGTCAATGACTTCCTCCTGCAGCTGCCAGACCTGCAGGCCCTCTACCTGCAGAACAACAACCTGGCGGATGACGGACTACCTAAGGAGCTTCACACTCTCACCAAGCTCAGGGAACTCAACCTCAGTGGAAACAAGTTGACCCGAGTCCTGCCTCAGCTGTGTGAAGTAGTTGGGCTGCGGTACCTCTACCTGGGGGGCAATGAGATCACCGAGATTCTGCCGGAGATCAAGGCACTGCAAAGGTAAACATACCATACACTAACAATGAGTAACCCTTTATTCTATTGTGTGGGCAGTTACAGCTCTACAAATCTAAATTCAAGACCTGCTGACACAAAGTAATTACTATGAACTTTCAATATAATCTTTTTTCTTAATACTAATGAAGGGATTTGTTTGCAATCGTTACCCTGGGAAGCTGCTTATGATGATAGATATATTGATATTTGTACAGTATGGCTCAGCTCCCTCATCCTCTGGATCATCTCAGTATTCACATTACCCTTATCAGCATTACTTTTTATCAAGACGTTCAGTCACAATGCCCTGCAATAAATCACATTACTAGGACACGACATCCACGGAACTCCTGCTCCCAGTTATCttaatcattgttattgttgtttttagggAGATTGTAAGAAAATTATACTGTAAACCATAATCCTGAAACTTTGGTAATGATCCAGTATCACATTGTCtacttgatttttatttattagtttcttCCGGACCTTCACAAAACACATAGTGATAGTCTACATATCATACTGTGTTATAAAGTGGCAGAAAAATGTCACCAACCTTCTTGATACTACAGGTGattcaggatttctcctgaacCAGGGTTTTGTACCTACCCCCAAAGCAGGGCCTGTGGGAGATTAAATATTTCATGCCATGTTTGAAAATAAATCAGTACTGTTGGAATATAAATTGATATGTATACTGTTACCATGGGTTTTCTGTAGGtctggaaggaaataaaataaatcaagagatTGAGTTGTACTGGAGCATTAGTTTCACTTTTGATGCTTTAGCTATAAGATGAtccctaagttttttttttcttgcaataACATAAGTAGCTCCGCCctaaaagaaaactggaagagTGCTTAGTAACTGTACAGTGCGTCTGTTAGAGAAATGTTGATGCAAAACTTtacacttggaaaaaaaaaaaagaaaaagaaaaaaatgatgatgataatgtcaaTCCATATGTTTCAGCCTTCAGGTCCTGCATCTTGGAGGCAACCTGCTGGAGACTGTCCCTGATGAGCTGGGTGAACTGCACCAGCTGGCGGCACTCATCCTGTGCGACAACAGACTGCGCTCTCTGCCAAGGGTCATCTCCAACCTCACTCGACTCCGCTCGCTGCTCCTGCACAAGAACAACCTGTGCTGCCTTCCTGTGTGCATTGTCAAGCTCAGAGGACTGGCTGAGGTAGTgtctgggtgtgggtgtgggtgttgcaTGGTATTGTGTTGATTGCCTTTGTATTGCTTTTCTCTTATGTGATTTGGATTtcttaaatttctttctttatctgttaTTCTTGAAgagattttttctattttttttaaggaataatGGCAGTATATGCAtaattatttatctttatatgaCTTCCTAGAATTTATGTGTGAGGAAATGCTGGATTTTTGCGTCACCTAGTGCAAGTTTTACATTTTTCCATTCTACATTTGTTATTTGTTGATGCTGGTTGGTGTAATGATGCATTGTGTTGAATCCACAGCTGAGTCTTCGTGACAATCCCCTGGTCACAAGGTTCGTCAACTCCTGTGCCCGGGAAATCATGTACAACACTCCAAGCCTTCTGGAACTGGCGGCGCGGGTCATCAAACTCAAGAAACTCCCATACACAAGCGAAGACCTTCCACGCAATCTTGTTCACTATCTTTCAAGTGGCCAGAGATGCGTCAATCCCAAGTGCAAAGGTAAGAAATGATTTGTGAATGTAGAGCGCTGTGATCAGTGTGATGTCATGGCTAGTGCTGTACGCTTACATCACAAACCAAGTCTAGGTTGAATCTCTGGTTAGATGGGAACTCTTTAAGCATGTTGTCTCACATGCTTGCTTGAACCTGTGCAGTTTATCAGCAAAAGAAATGATCAGAAAGGGTGAGTTGCATtgtgaatgaagagaaatgcaTTATAGTACTGAAGGCATTAATGATACAAGGCACTGGTGAATCTCTACCACAGGGGAACGATCCTGCTGGCActggcaccatgtcaacagctTCATTAGATATTGTTGATTTCTAAACCATACATTTTCCCgaatataggaaaagaaaagctgcCATTGTGAAGGTTAGTTTAGTGAAAGCTTGTATGTTTGTTTCACAGTGGCAGAGTATACTGGAATTTGTGCTGCCTCTGGTCCCAACTTAGTATCCATCTGACATGTTACTTACCACATCTGTAAAGGAATGATAAGCAGCGTAATATAATGTTACTTAAGTGTCCTGTAGTTATTTGAAGATTAATGATAAGGTGTGTAGTGATGagatgtgtctgtttgtgttggtTAATCTGTGTTCCAAGTAGTTGGCGTCGTCACAAGAGCTTTCTTCTTGGCAGGCATGTACTTCACGTCCTGTGTTGAGCATATCAAGTTTGTCGACTTCTGTGGTATGTATCGACTGCCCCTCATGCACTACCTGTGTTCCTCTCGCTGCTCCTCGAAGACCCCAGACTACTACCGCGCCCTGTCTGAATCAGATAGCGAGGAGGACGAGCCGGCAGCCAGGATGAAACGTGTCTTGCTGGGCTAAGTTGTCAGCCAGCATGTGGGTTCATCTCTTAGGAGTGCTGGTGGTGCCCTTAAGCCAAGCCAAAGTGGATGCAATTATGAAGTGCTCCATCCAAGCACAGAGATTGGAGAAATGTGGGTTTGTTatgatatacattttttttttgttaatgccTCTACGAGTATGCAAAACCCAAAGCTGTAATGTAATCAAGCGTTGGAGCTTTATTCTGAACTCTGAGAAAATCCCTAAGTTGGTCAGCAAGTAATAAGGGAGAGTAGCTTGACGGGGCAAGATTATTGGGTGGAGTGTGTTGTATGGCCACGGTGGTTTGCCCTTCTCTGCTGATAGTGTTCCCTTGTTATGGACAAGATTGTATTAGTGAGTGTTATAAATACAATGCTCCTAATgaaaacacaaagagaaaggaTTTGATTTTGCAAAGAATGTTGTTTAGATAGTAGTCAGTATTGACTTCCCATTGCCTCCAGGAATTTGGCTACCTGTACTCAACCAAAACAGTTGTCCTTGGATCCTTGAGTGGCAGAACATAATGGCagatgaaatatgaaatgaGGCCAAGTGAAGAGTGTTGGAGGTGCAGTAGTAGTGCTtaggttttttatttattagggGAGTATGCAAACATGGAAGGTACGAGTAATGCATGAGAGGGAATGGTGGAAAGGAGTAAATAATAGATAGAAGCTTTAGTCACAGCCATTCCCTCAGTTAAGTTTGGGTTAAGTAAAAAGGAACAAATCTTATGAGGTCCTGCAAAGATGGATCTGGACAAAAAGGCATGATCAGTGGGCATGTCCATGGCTGGGCACACTTGATGGTTGGGTCAGCCAGTGTAATGCCTGTGTCTGTGTGGCATGAAGTCACCAGGCAGTGTTTGGGGGAGTGAGTCAGGTATTGCTAGTTCAAAGCTGCCAAAtgtgaaccttttttttattcagccaATTTTTACActatgttttctcttcctccattcatcaTCCTTTCGTATTTGTGCTATAGAACGTTGCTGCTGTTGAG encodes:
- the LOC123505867 gene encoding leucine-rich repeat-containing protein 58-like — encoded protein: MAVNMYYSSESSDSENTAESFSLDLSYLMLDTDSLVVHLRNSIREQHLQQKCESLRTSRRKGGDRGGEGGGGRGGRDEEGPESEDSTDSIHDTVTKKLLLQHNMLLSLPFEITRFSSLVSLDLSNNNLTHVNDFLLQLPDLQALYLQNNNLADDGLPKELHTLTKLRELNLSGNKLTRVLPQLCEVVGLRYLYLGGNEITEILPEIKALQSLQVLHLGGNLLETVPDELGELHQLAALILCDNRLRSLPRVISNLTRLRSLLLHKNNLCCLPVCIVKLRGLAELSLRDNPLVTRFVNSCAREIMYNTPSLLELAARVIKLKKLPYTSEDLPRNLVHYLSSGQRCVNPKCKGMYFTSCVEHIKFVDFCGMYRLPLMHYLCSSRCSSKTPDYYRALSESDSEEDEPAARMKRVLLG